A region of Alkalibaculum bacchi DNA encodes the following proteins:
- a CDS encoding NAD-dependent 4,6-dehydratase LegB, with translation MKRILITGADGFIGSHLTEELVKQGHKVKAFAYYNSFNSWGWLDSLPKEIMKEVEVFTGDVRDPNGVREAMKGMDEVFHLAALIAIPFSYHSPDTYVDTNIKGTLNVLQAARDLEISRLLITSTSEVYGTAQYVPIDEKHPYQGQSPYSATKIGADRLAESFYRSFNMPITIVRPFNTYGPRQSARAVIPTIITQLLAGEEEIQLGSLTPTRDFNYVKDTANGFIEIAKSTATIGEEINIATQQEISIGQLAEELIDQINPNAKIICDEQRLRPEKSEVNRLLGSNEKIKRLTNWIPKYTFEQGIAETIDFFKNNLDKYKIDIYNI, from the coding sequence AAAGTAAAGGCATTTGCATATTATAATTCTTTCAATTCTTGGGGATGGTTGGATTCATTACCAAAAGAAATAATGAAAGAAGTAGAAGTTTTTACAGGAGATGTGCGAGATCCAAACGGTGTAAGAGAAGCTATGAAGGGGATGGATGAAGTGTTTCATCTTGCAGCATTAATTGCAATACCATTTAGTTATCATTCACCAGATACTTATGTGGATACTAATATTAAAGGTACTTTAAACGTATTACAAGCAGCAAGAGATTTAGAAATATCAAGACTTTTGATTACATCCACATCGGAAGTATATGGAACAGCACAATACGTTCCTATAGATGAAAAGCATCCTTATCAAGGACAGTCTCCATATTCAGCAACAAAAATTGGAGCAGATAGGTTGGCAGAGTCCTTTTATAGAAGCTTTAACATGCCAATCACAATAGTAAGACCCTTTAATACATATGGTCCTCGTCAGTCAGCAAGAGCGGTTATTCCAACAATTATCACACAACTTCTAGCAGGGGAAGAAGAAATACAACTTGGTTCACTTACACCAACTAGAGACTTTAACTATGTTAAGGACACTGCAAATGGATTTATTGAAATTGCTAAATCAACCGCAACTATAGGTGAAGAAATCAATATTGCAACACAACAGGAAATATCAATTGGTCAATTGGCTGAAGAATTGATTGATCAGATTAATCCTAATGCTAAAATTATCTGTGATGAACAAAGACTTAGACCGGAAAAAAGTGAAGTTAATAGGTTGCTAGGTTCTAATGAGAAAATAAAGAGACTTACAAATTGGATTCCTAAGTATACTTTTGAACAAGGGATAGCGGAAACTATTGATTTCTTTAAAAATAACTTAGATAAATATAAAATAGATATTTACAATATCTAA